The following coding sequences are from one Streptomyces dengpaensis window:
- a CDS encoding tellurite resistance/C4-dicarboxylate transporter family protein yields MPAISQLRAWWAQRPPASGAAVMATGVISVGLHQTGYETLSRIALALAAVAWLALAADFAVRLVRDPQRWLREAGTPPGLTAVAATTVLGTRVSALGWHEVAEALMALSAVLWPVLLVVLARQHRERRMAGGVFLLCVAPQGLSVLGATLAMAVGAEWLAHAALVLFWLGLVMYGVALAHFDLREVVRGAGDQWIAGGALAVSALAGARLIDAHHVNPYLWNDDDQGVLRTVTVALLVLYLVCYVVLLVAEVVWPRPRYDVRRWATVFPMGITAVATLAVATALGISWLKGPGQVLLWVAVAAWLAAAAGAVRSIQATGTTGASGTTGATGTTGTVRP; encoded by the coding sequence ATGCCAGCCATCTCCCAGCTACGCGCCTGGTGGGCGCAGCGGCCGCCCGCCTCCGGTGCCGCCGTCATGGCCACCGGCGTCATCTCGGTCGGGCTGCACCAGACGGGCTACGAGACCCTGTCCCGTATCGCGCTCGCCCTGGCCGCCGTCGCGTGGCTCGCGCTCGCCGCGGACTTCGCCGTACGGCTGGTGCGGGATCCGCAGCGGTGGCTGAGGGAGGCGGGCACGCCGCCCGGGCTCACCGCCGTCGCGGCGACCACCGTGCTCGGGACGCGCGTGTCCGCACTGGGGTGGCATGAGGTGGCCGAGGCCCTGATGGCACTGTCGGCCGTGCTCTGGCCGGTGCTGCTCGTCGTCCTCGCACGGCAGCACCGGGAGCGTCGTATGGCGGGAGGCGTGTTCCTCCTCTGTGTGGCCCCGCAGGGCCTCTCGGTGCTGGGCGCCACGCTCGCCATGGCCGTGGGCGCGGAGTGGCTCGCGCATGCCGCGCTGGTGCTGTTCTGGCTGGGGCTCGTGATGTACGGGGTGGCGCTCGCGCACTTCGATCTGCGGGAGGTGGTGCGAGGCGCCGGGGACCAGTGGATCGCGGGCGGCGCACTGGCCGTCTCGGCGCTGGCCGGGGCCAGGCTCATCGACGCGCACCACGTGAACCCGTACCTGTGGAACGACGACGACCAGGGCGTCCTGCGCACCGTGACCGTCGCACTGCTCGTGCTCTACCTCGTCTGCTACGTCGTCCTCCTCGTCGCGGAAGTAGTGTGGCCGCGCCCGCGCTACGACGTACGGCGCTGGGCCACCGTCTTCCCGATGGGGATCACGGCGGTGGCGACCCTGGCGGTCGCGACCGCCCTCGGCATCTCCTGGCTCAAGGGGCCGGGGCAGGTGCTGCTGTGGGTCGCGGTGGCGGCGTGGCTGGCCGCCGCGGCGGGGGCCGTCCGCTCGATCCAGGCGACCGGTACGACCGGCGCTTCCGGTACGACCGGCGCGACGGGTACGACCGGCACGGTCAGGCCCTGA
- a CDS encoding ribbon-helix-helix protein, CopG family: protein MAAKKPISVTLDPDVLEELQRLVDAGQATSISAVINETLRSRVERARRAEQAREYVEETLLGGQALTDEELVEARGMLAASKARTEARRKGAAA from the coding sequence ATGGCCGCCAAGAAGCCCATCTCCGTCACTCTCGACCCCGACGTGCTCGAAGAGCTGCAACGGCTCGTCGACGCAGGCCAGGCGACATCGATCTCCGCCGTGATCAACGAGACCCTGCGGAGCCGTGTAGAGCGCGCACGGCGCGCCGAACAGGCAAGGGAGTACGTCGAGGAGACCTTGCTGGGCGGGCAGGCGCTGACGGACGAGGAGCTCGTCGAGGCGCGCGGCATGCTGGCCGCGAGCAAGGCCCGTACCGAAGCCCGCCGCAAAGGTGCGGCGGCGTGA
- a CDS encoding M48 family metallopeptidase, protein MPASVLPSDNTDRPPLVDGQALMVDGRELLVAVSARRKRLGLTVERDGTLTLRAPVSCEAARAETFVRQSRAWIESKLRLRDRHRPAHPVREFRDGESFRYLGREYRLLLVDVGGTPVRLVAGRLRMDKAVAAEPRRARRELIAWYRNAGLRWSNGRLQPWAARMEVTEPAVTVRDVGNRWGTYRPGEGEAGQMALHWAVFQLPAHLVDYVIAHELAHIRVSGHGPDYWTLLKRAIPECEARKEELDDLGRRLWLGQAAEQG, encoded by the coding sequence GTGCCAGCCTCTGTCCTGCCGTCCGACAACACTGACCGTCCTCCGCTCGTCGACGGTCAGGCGCTCATGGTGGACGGCAGAGAACTCCTGGTGGCGGTGAGTGCCCGGCGCAAGCGGCTAGGTCTCACGGTCGAGCGGGACGGCACGCTTACCTTGCGCGCGCCTGTGAGCTGTGAGGCGGCGAGGGCCGAGACCTTCGTACGGCAGAGCCGGGCTTGGATCGAGTCCAAGCTCCGGCTGCGTGACCGGCACCGTCCAGCTCATCCGGTACGCGAGTTCAGAGACGGCGAGAGCTTTCGTTATCTGGGGCGTGAGTACCGGCTGCTCCTTGTGGATGTGGGCGGGACTCCGGTGCGGCTCGTGGCGGGGCGGCTGAGGATGGACAAGGCAGTCGCCGCGGAGCCGCGCCGGGCGCGGCGAGAGCTGATCGCCTGGTACAGGAATGCCGGCCTGCGGTGGTCGAACGGTCGCCTTCAGCCATGGGCCGCCCGGATGGAAGTCACCGAACCCGCCGTGACGGTTCGGGATGTCGGGAATCGATGGGGAACCTACCGGCCGGGAGAGGGGGAAGCCGGGCAGATGGCACTCCACTGGGCTGTCTTCCAGCTGCCTGCCCACCTTGTCGACTACGTGATCGCTCACGAGCTGGCACACATCAGAGTTTCCGGACACGGGCCGGACTACTGGACTCTCCTCAAACGTGCCATCCCCGAGTGCGAGGCGCGGAAAGAGGAACTCGACGACCTGGGCCGACGACTGTGGCTGGGGCAGGCTGCTGAACAGGGCTGA
- a CDS encoding C40 family peptidase, giving the protein MTAHRKPRQRSLGGNTARTAATIALTGAATATGLDGTGHADPGLSPAQVKAKVDKLYEEAEVATEKYNGAKEKADKTRERLNALRDEAARKEDRLNSAREALGSIAAAQYRSGGLDPALQLALSDDPDRYLDGAAFAERAGIRQTAAVSRVRKQLREIERLRGAARIELASLTSRQAELKRHKKTISGKLDAAQRLLTQLSAGQRAQLGEADGAGLGQRASRSSARDLGPVSPGAVAAPNSRAATAVSYAYDKLGSPYVWGATGPDAFDCSGLSQAAYRSAGISLPRTTYAQINAGRRVSRSELLPGDLVFFYSGISHVGIYVGNGQMIHAPNRSAPVRVAPIDQMPFAGATRVA; this is encoded by the coding sequence GTGACAGCGCACCGCAAGCCCAGACAGCGCTCACTCGGCGGAAACACGGCCCGCACAGCCGCCACGATCGCCCTCACGGGCGCGGCGACGGCGACCGGCCTCGACGGGACCGGGCACGCCGATCCGGGGCTGTCTCCGGCGCAGGTGAAGGCCAAGGTCGACAAGTTGTACGAGGAGGCGGAGGTCGCCACCGAGAAGTACAACGGCGCCAAGGAGAAGGCCGACAAGACGCGGGAGCGGCTGAACGCACTGCGGGACGAGGCGGCGCGCAAGGAGGACCGGCTCAACTCGGCGCGGGAGGCGCTGGGTTCGATAGCCGCGGCCCAGTACCGCAGCGGCGGCCTCGACCCCGCGCTGCAGCTCGCGCTCTCCGACGATCCCGACCGGTACCTGGACGGAGCCGCGTTCGCCGAACGGGCGGGCATCCGGCAGACGGCGGCCGTGTCCCGCGTACGCAAACAGCTGCGGGAGATCGAGCGGTTACGCGGCGCCGCGCGCATCGAACTGGCCTCGCTCACGTCACGCCAGGCCGAGCTGAAGCGGCACAAGAAGACGATCAGCGGCAAGCTCGACGCGGCACAGCGGCTGCTCACACAGCTCAGCGCCGGCCAGCGCGCGCAGCTCGGGGAGGCGGACGGCGCCGGTCTCGGACAGCGCGCCTCACGCTCCTCGGCGCGGGACCTGGGCCCGGTGTCGCCGGGCGCCGTCGCGGCCCCCAACTCCCGTGCGGCGACGGCCGTCTCCTACGCCTACGACAAGCTCGGCAGCCCCTACGTCTGGGGCGCCACCGGTCCCGACGCCTTCGACTGCTCGGGCCTCTCCCAGGCCGCGTACCGCTCCGCGGGCATCTCCCTGCCGCGTACGACCTACGCCCAGATCAACGCCGGACGCCGCGTCTCCCGCTCCGAACTCCTCCCCGGCGACCTGGTGTTCTTCTACTCGGGCATCAGCCATGTGGGCATCTATGTGGGCAACGGCCAGATGATCCACGCCCCGAACCGATCGGCGCCGGTACGGGTGGCACCGATCGACCAGATGCCGTTCGCGGGGGCTACTCGGGTGGCGTGA
- a CDS encoding DUF397 domain-containing protein, whose protein sequence is MSESLAWFKSSHSDSQGGACLEVAHTWRKSSRSGDFDDPCVEGTTCPHTTHVRDSKLGARSPRLAVAASAWAAFVAHARSV, encoded by the coding sequence ATGAGCGAATCGCTGGCATGGTTCAAGTCCAGCCACAGCGACTCCCAGGGCGGAGCCTGCCTCGAAGTCGCCCACACCTGGCGCAAGTCCAGCCGTAGCGGCGACTTCGACGACCCCTGCGTAGAGGGCACCACCTGCCCCCACACCACCCACGTCCGAGACTCGAAGCTCGGCGCTCGGAGTCCCCGACTTGCCGTGGCCGCCTCCGCCTGGGCCGCCTTCGTTGCCCACGCCCGCAGCGTCTGA
- a CDS encoding transposase, whose product MAEPFVASGPTGVAVHTRLKHLTSGDEEVLRLVGAHLGALASKDLKSRCREGLEHTADAWAVRKRELTAVSSSRWAGAITKASHDQWALARRGQLAHIQNLEAGIRTIARRLSLPVGQKGSKEAPGGYRSRQEWHAKARRLHVLEDRLAAERADREAGVVHVVRGGKRLARTRHHLDAAQLTKTQWRRRWEAERWFCQADGESGKRYGNETIRVSPDGEVSIKLPAPLRHLANAPHGRYVPASRVTFPHRGQEWADRIATNRAVAYRIHHDTDRDRWYLTASWQIPPTPTIPLDAALGQGVIGVDTNADHLAAWRLDVHGNPTGTPRRFFYDLSGTAQHRDAQVRHALTRLLHWATACGVKAIAVEDLDFGAEKTREKHGRKKRFRRLISGMPTGRLRARLTSMADQTGIAVIAVDPAYTSRWGAQHWQKPLCSTTRKTTRHDAAAVAIGRRAQGYPIRRRTAPPPHDQSDRAGHRTVQARRGNPGREETRPRIPGPRTRSVRAGCGANAGDQCAQHRSGHTAEHRSWKQEPTPAQSLGTVVCCCER is encoded by the coding sequence ATGGCGGAGCCGTTCGTCGCGTCCGGCCCGACCGGTGTGGCGGTCCATACCCGGCTCAAGCACCTGACGTCCGGGGACGAGGAGGTGCTGCGCCTGGTCGGTGCGCATCTGGGCGCGCTCGCCTCGAAGGACCTCAAGTCGCGCTGCCGGGAAGGCCTGGAGCACACTGCCGACGCCTGGGCGGTACGCAAGCGGGAGCTGACGGCGGTCTCGTCGTCGCGCTGGGCCGGAGCGATCACGAAGGCGTCGCACGACCAGTGGGCGCTGGCCCGGCGTGGCCAGCTGGCGCACATCCAGAACCTGGAAGCGGGCATCCGCACCATCGCGCGGCGGTTGTCCCTGCCCGTCGGGCAGAAGGGCTCCAAGGAGGCACCCGGGGGTTACCGGTCCCGGCAGGAGTGGCACGCCAAGGCCCGTCGCCTGCATGTGCTGGAGGACCGGCTGGCCGCCGAGCGGGCCGACCGTGAGGCCGGAGTCGTGCATGTCGTGCGCGGCGGCAAGCGGCTGGCCCGTACCCGGCACCACCTGGACGCCGCCCAGCTCACCAAGACCCAGTGGCGCCGACGGTGGGAGGCCGAACGCTGGTTCTGCCAGGCCGATGGAGAGTCCGGGAAGCGGTACGGCAACGAGACCATCCGCGTCAGCCCCGACGGCGAAGTGAGCATCAAGCTGCCCGCACCGCTCAGGCATCTGGCGAACGCCCCGCACGGCCGGTACGTACCCGCCAGCCGCGTCACATTCCCCCACCGGGGACAGGAGTGGGCAGACCGCATCGCCACCAACCGGGCCGTCGCCTACCGCATCCACCACGACACAGACCGGGACCGCTGGTACCTGACCGCCTCCTGGCAGATCCCGCCCACCCCAACCATCCCGCTGGATGCCGCGCTCGGCCAGGGCGTGATCGGTGTGGACACCAACGCCGACCACCTCGCCGCCTGGCGCCTGGATGTCCACGGCAACCCGACCGGCACCCCGCGCCGCTTCTTCTACGACCTGTCCGGAACCGCGCAGCATCGCGACGCCCAGGTACGGCACGCCCTCACCCGGCTGCTGCACTGGGCCACAGCCTGTGGCGTGAAGGCGATCGCCGTCGAGGACCTGGACTTCGGCGCGGAGAAGACCCGCGAGAAACACGGACGCAAGAAGCGGTTCCGCCGGCTCATCTCCGGCATGCCCACCGGCCGGCTCCGCGCCCGGCTGACCTCGATGGCCGACCAGACGGGCATCGCGGTCATCGCCGTGGACCCGGCCTACACCAGCCGCTGGGGCGCCCAGCACTGGCAAAAACCCCTCTGCAGCACAACCAGGAAGACCACTCGCCACGACGCGGCCGCCGTGGCGATCGGACGGCGCGCCCAGGGATATCCGATCCGGCGACGGACGGCACCGCCCCCGCACGACCAGAGTGATCGTGCGGGGCATCGGACCGTCCAGGCCAGACGGGGCAACCCCGGGCGTGAGGAAACCCGCCCCCGCATCCCCGGACCACGGACACGATCCGTGCGCGCCGGATGCGGAGCGAACGCGGGCGACCAGTGTGCCCAACACCGTTCGGGGCACACGGCTGAGCACCGGTCCTGGAAACAGGAACCCACTCCCGCTCAGTCTTTAGGAACGGTCGTTTGTTGCTGCGAACGCTAG
- a CDS encoding type I restriction endonuclease subunit R: MARGTVELDEVERPFVEQLKAMGWRHIHGPELSGPDDNRAYGDVLLTRRLGSAIQRLNRVTGTGEAWMGSADVDSAVDALRRAARNVATKKLKDVNSDVTSLLLSGTPATGHEVRHQGKTVHVQYVDWELEGLDDAEILQRNEFLVVDQLRVRAADGKGVVLDLVLFVNGIPVVVIECKSPDVKDPVGKAIRDLRAYCGEPLDDDVRAPHDRPSGVPELFASVQLLVAASGDNAALGTITSTEEHFAAWRSVTPDYEDDAALTRALQATRQDNGKRLLADGRKLTDQHKLAAIVLKPRNLLNVMRHYVFEMPVKTKEGEPPLTVKAVCRHQQYRAVEKIVAKLRTGRTRLDPAAEDDERGGVIWHTQGSGKSLTMAFLARRLQSSRDPELNRFTLLVVTDRKQLERQLSAAVRVSGRPVRIAKSQADVEGMLSRAGKPGGRAVIFAMIQKYLGRIPGLVGETANDDRDPNVEFVVAQERIAEGESAAEAADPTPDEGVIDEVRRRFSECSTSPYVLVLVDEAHRSHSSVLHACLRDAVPNAARIGFTGTPIMKGKLTDTGRIFGLEPDDKFLDAYLMDEAERDKVVVPVRYEGRAGPANVKDERGINYKFEDLIATLSDEDKTKVRKGLKPTSRDVAESLPIIRRKAVDMLEHYVTGPLTGGFKAQVAAVSRRAAVLYRHMLNDARAELLAKVRAFDPAMLRDKDLKDYTWDELVLLRAWHYQELLRRIEFVPVISAGNEQKSGLWQEWTDPQRQQEHVDRFLEPFPELPKDNPWMVDHPLEQDPVPGGMTISMNPWSDPVPGGSSGHAVHPRPVASEEHRPIAFLIVKSMLLTGFDAPIEQALYLDRPIQDAELLQAIARVNRPRNGKEEGRVVDYYGVLNNLAVTLPAYKGDGPALSAVRRLSSEVPDLEAAASEVQGFLDGLRIGGLDTAEGVTSALWALGDQAARADFDTKLGVFLGALERVLPHEAALKQIPNARQWAVLQRRVRRHYRDDTGGQFAVRAYGRKVRAMIADHLELPELTQVIAPVSILAPDFGEFVGGIPDVRESAAEQVQALRYHLEERLEQEDRPVYRTLSQELQEILDECEGRWDEIKKRIGPLIERAQKAEQTDPAVADLSPVEQRLYTKLSEQLSEQPAFDQPDQEFLRRLTVDLTALISRHVNRASWSANESSLGDLRIAIWHGLREAGLKPRDRERQPLRDLSNAIAGYVQQHAAAFRAQGRGQ, translated from the coding sequence ATGGCACGGGGCACGGTCGAACTGGATGAGGTGGAGCGCCCGTTCGTCGAGCAGTTGAAGGCGATGGGGTGGCGGCACATCCACGGGCCGGAGCTTTCCGGCCCCGATGACAACCGTGCGTACGGCGATGTCCTGCTCACCCGACGCCTTGGCTCGGCGATCCAGCGGCTCAACCGCGTCACGGGTACCGGTGAGGCATGGATGGGGTCGGCGGACGTCGACAGTGCTGTCGACGCGCTGCGCAGAGCGGCCCGGAACGTCGCCACGAAGAAGCTGAAGGACGTCAACAGCGATGTGACGAGTCTGCTGCTCAGCGGCACGCCCGCGACCGGACACGAGGTCCGCCATCAGGGCAAGACCGTTCATGTGCAGTACGTGGACTGGGAGTTGGAGGGGCTTGACGACGCCGAGATTCTGCAGCGGAACGAGTTCCTCGTCGTCGACCAGCTCAGGGTGCGTGCCGCCGATGGCAAGGGCGTGGTCCTCGACCTCGTTCTGTTCGTGAACGGAATCCCCGTAGTTGTCATCGAGTGCAAGAGTCCCGACGTCAAGGACCCGGTCGGGAAGGCGATCCGTGATCTGCGGGCCTACTGCGGGGAGCCGCTGGACGACGACGTCCGGGCGCCGCACGATCGGCCGAGCGGCGTGCCGGAACTGTTCGCGTCCGTACAACTGCTCGTCGCCGCCAGTGGGGACAACGCGGCCCTGGGCACCATCACGTCGACCGAGGAGCACTTTGCGGCCTGGCGCAGTGTCACTCCTGACTACGAGGACGACGCGGCGCTGACGCGCGCGCTTCAGGCTACCCGGCAGGACAACGGAAAACGGCTGCTCGCGGACGGGCGGAAGCTGACCGACCAGCACAAGCTCGCCGCCATCGTCCTCAAGCCGCGCAACCTGCTGAACGTCATGCGGCACTACGTCTTCGAGATGCCGGTGAAGACCAAGGAGGGCGAGCCGCCGCTGACCGTGAAGGCGGTGTGCCGGCATCAGCAGTACCGGGCCGTCGAGAAGATCGTGGCCAAGTTGCGGACCGGGCGCACCCGACTCGACCCGGCGGCGGAGGACGACGAACGCGGCGGTGTCATCTGGCACACACAGGGCTCCGGCAAGAGTCTCACCATGGCTTTCCTCGCGCGGCGGCTGCAGAGCAGCCGGGACCCGGAACTGAACCGGTTCACCCTCCTCGTCGTGACCGACCGCAAGCAGCTCGAACGGCAACTATCGGCCGCGGTGCGCGTCAGCGGTCGCCCCGTGCGGATCGCGAAGTCGCAGGCGGACGTGGAGGGGATGCTCAGCCGGGCCGGCAAGCCCGGTGGGCGCGCGGTGATCTTCGCGATGATCCAGAAATACCTGGGGCGCATTCCCGGACTCGTCGGCGAGACGGCGAACGACGACCGGGATCCGAACGTCGAGTTCGTGGTGGCGCAGGAGCGCATCGCCGAGGGCGAGTCCGCCGCGGAGGCCGCGGACCCGACGCCGGACGAGGGCGTCATCGACGAGGTCAGGCGGCGGTTCAGCGAGTGCAGCACTTCGCCGTACGTGCTGGTACTCGTCGACGAGGCACACCGCTCACACAGTTCCGTGCTGCACGCATGCCTGCGGGACGCGGTGCCGAACGCCGCGCGTATCGGCTTCACGGGCACGCCGATCATGAAGGGCAAGCTGACCGACACCGGGCGGATCTTCGGTCTTGAGCCGGACGACAAATTCCTCGACGCCTACCTCATGGACGAGGCGGAGCGGGACAAGGTGGTCGTGCCCGTCCGCTACGAAGGGCGGGCCGGGCCCGCGAACGTGAAGGACGAGCGGGGGATCAACTACAAGTTCGAAGACCTCATCGCCACGTTGAGCGATGAGGACAAGACCAAGGTCCGAAAAGGGCTGAAGCCAACCAGCCGCGATGTCGCCGAGTCCCTCCCCATCATCCGGCGCAAGGCCGTCGACATGCTGGAGCACTACGTCACCGGGCCGCTGACCGGAGGTTTCAAGGCCCAGGTGGCGGCCGTCAGCCGTCGCGCAGCCGTGCTCTACCGGCACATGCTGAACGACGCACGCGCCGAACTCCTCGCCAAGGTACGGGCCTTCGATCCAGCGATGCTGCGTGACAAGGACCTCAAGGACTACACCTGGGACGAGCTGGTGCTGCTGCGAGCGTGGCACTATCAGGAACTGCTGCGCCGCATCGAGTTCGTACCGGTGATCTCCGCCGGGAACGAGCAGAAGAGCGGTCTGTGGCAGGAGTGGACGGACCCGCAGCGGCAGCAGGAGCACGTCGACCGGTTCCTGGAGCCGTTCCCGGAGCTGCCGAAGGACAACCCCTGGATGGTGGACCATCCGCTGGAGCAGGATCCTGTGCCCGGCGGCATGACCATCAGCATGAACCCGTGGAGTGATCCCGTCCCTGGAGGCTCCTCGGGCCATGCGGTCCACCCCCGTCCGGTGGCTTCCGAGGAGCACCGGCCGATCGCCTTCCTCATCGTGAAGTCGATGCTCCTGACCGGGTTCGACGCGCCCATTGAGCAGGCCCTCTACCTGGACCGGCCCATCCAGGACGCCGAGCTGCTGCAGGCCATCGCTCGCGTCAACCGGCCGCGCAACGGGAAGGAGGAGGGCCGGGTCGTGGACTACTACGGTGTGCTGAACAACCTCGCCGTGACCCTGCCCGCGTACAAGGGCGACGGGCCCGCGCTGAGCGCTGTGCGCCGTCTGTCCAGCGAGGTGCCGGATCTCGAGGCGGCGGCTTCCGAGGTGCAGGGGTTCCTGGACGGGCTCAGGATCGGGGGTCTGGACACGGCCGAGGGCGTCACCAGCGCTCTGTGGGCGCTGGGCGACCAGGCTGCTCGGGCCGACTTCGACACGAAGCTGGGTGTGTTCCTGGGTGCGCTGGAACGTGTACTTCCGCACGAGGCGGCGCTGAAGCAGATCCCCAACGCACGACAGTGGGCCGTGCTGCAGAGGCGGGTGCGTCGGCACTACCGGGACGACACCGGCGGCCAGTTCGCCGTGCGCGCGTACGGCCGGAAGGTGCGAGCGATGATCGCCGATCACCTCGAACTGCCCGAGCTGACGCAGGTGATCGCGCCGGTGTCCATCCTCGCGCCGGACTTCGGAGAGTTCGTGGGCGGCATCCCGGATGTCCGGGAGTCGGCGGCGGAGCAGGTACAAGCTCTCCGCTACCACTTGGAGGAGCGGCTGGAGCAGGAGGACCGCCCGGTCTACCGGACCCTCTCGCAGGAGCTCCAGGAGATCCTCGACGAGTGCGAGGGCCGCTGGGACGAGATCAAGAAGCGCATCGGGCCGCTCATTGAAAGGGCGCAGAAGGCGGAGCAAACCGATCCGGCCGTGGCCGATCTGAGTCCTGTCGAGCAGCGTCTGTACACCAAGCTCTCGGAGCAGTTGTCCGAGCAGCCTGCCTTCGATCAGCCCGACCAGGAGTTTCTTCGTCGGCTGACCGTCGATCTCACCGCGCTCATCTCCCGGCATGTGAACCGGGCGTCCTGGTCCGCCAACGAGTCCAGCCTGGGCGATCTCCGGATCGCCATCTGGCATGGGCTGCGCGAGGCGGGACTGAAGCCCCGGGACCGCGAACGACAGCCTTTGCGTGACCTGTCCAACGCGATCGCAGGATACGTACAGCAGCATGCCGCCGCGTTCCGCGCGCAGGGGCGGGGACAATAG
- a CDS encoding ATP-binding protein encodes MPMPGDHHQLAPATAAPKDIEWRLPRHARSMGRARTLLREQATSWKLPDELTETAVLLLSELLTNAYRHAKVSRGREIWARCALDSDHIRVWVTDANDTLPTPRSASLDDESGRGLALVATLADDWGAAPRKVGIGKTVWFELCLTPQA; translated from the coding sequence ATGCCGATGCCCGGAGACCACCACCAGCTCGCTCCGGCCACAGCCGCCCCCAAGGACATCGAGTGGCGTCTACCGCGTCACGCCCGCAGCATGGGCAGAGCCCGAACTCTCCTCCGGGAACAGGCCACTTCATGGAAACTCCCGGACGAACTGACGGAGACGGCCGTCCTCCTCCTCAGCGAGCTGTTGACGAACGCCTACCGCCACGCGAAGGTCTCCCGGGGCCGGGAGATCTGGGCCCGCTGTGCCCTGGACAGCGACCACATCCGAGTCTGGGTGACGGACGCGAACGACACGCTTCCCACACCCCGAAGTGCATCACTGGACGACGAGTCGGGCCGAGGCCTTGCTCTGGTGGCCACACTGGCGGACGACTGGGGCGCGGCTCCTCGGAAGGTGGGCATCGGCAAAACGGTCTGGTTCGAACTCTGCCTGACGCCTCAGGCGTAG
- a CDS encoding helix-turn-helix domain-containing protein produces the protein MVASGESQHAQQNWRYCGGQIKLWREEAGVSRQDLTIETNYDYEYVKSMENGRRRPTLRLLQAADQMCGARGKLLAAHDFLKPEPFPARSQEYMVIEAEAIAVHDYALGLIPGLLQTEGYARALIGESCPPLDDETVEERVRARLSRQEALKRRAKTVYGFVVYEASLRTEVGGQGVMRQQLLHLSKVGETRNVSLQVLPFGKCGGLALNGSFVLLETTEHEHFAYVEGPETSVLHADADKVSDLTQVHGMIRMQALGVEESAEFIRKVAEEL, from the coding sequence ATGGTGGCTTCTGGGGAGTCTCAGCATGCTCAGCAGAACTGGCGGTACTGCGGTGGCCAGATCAAACTGTGGCGGGAGGAGGCCGGGGTCAGCCGCCAGGACCTGACCATAGAGACCAACTACGACTACGAGTACGTCAAGTCGATGGAGAACGGCCGGAGACGGCCGACGCTGAGGTTGTTGCAGGCTGCGGATCAAATGTGTGGGGCTCGGGGGAAGCTGTTGGCCGCGCATGACTTCCTGAAGCCGGAGCCCTTTCCGGCGCGGTCTCAGGAGTACATGGTGATCGAGGCTGAGGCAATCGCTGTGCACGACTACGCACTTGGGTTGATTCCTGGCCTGTTGCAGACCGAGGGTTACGCGCGAGCGCTGATCGGCGAGAGCTGTCCGCCGCTGGATGACGAGACGGTGGAAGAACGGGTGCGCGCGCGGCTGTCGCGGCAGGAGGCGTTGAAGCGCCGAGCCAAGACGGTGTACGGCTTCGTCGTCTATGAGGCCTCTCTGCGCACTGAGGTGGGTGGACAGGGGGTGATGCGGCAGCAACTGCTCCATCTCTCCAAGGTCGGGGAGACCCGTAACGTGTCACTCCAAGTGCTGCCGTTCGGGAAGTGCGGGGGCCTTGCGCTCAATGGATCGTTCGTTCTGTTGGAGACCACGGAGCACGAGCACTTCGCCTATGTTGAAGGCCCGGAGACCAGCGTGCTGCATGCCGACGCCGACAAGGTCAGTGACCTGACGCAGGTGCATGGCATGATCCGTATGCAGGCTCTCGGAGTTGAGGAGTCGGCAGAGTTCATCAGGAAGGTGGCAGAGGAGCTATGA